In Dromaius novaehollandiae isolate bDroNov1 chromosome 4, bDroNov1.hap1, whole genome shotgun sequence, a single genomic region encodes these proteins:
- the SOWAHB gene encoding ankyrin repeat domain-containing protein SOWAHB: MARELSQEAVLDFLWGAGGSAPNAALLRHFQRFLRDPALPAAQRRQRRDDFKRLVNSLATVRPAAAPGASKDIVLRRRYRDLLGEEQLRPREREEREEQEPPPPPSSPPRDRPRQRRRSPPAQGGPGGGQPPCAARGGPCCECRRARRAAPEELSPAGPPPPPGPGALPFARPPPYRARPPPGPGEPPPSRCLPPPAGHQEPPPSRCLPPPLSGPREPPPSQSLPPPSQSLPPPSGHQEPPLSQSLPPPSQALLLLGPGPREPPPSRCLPPPSGPREPPPTQSLTKPSGPRKPPPSGPGGSPPSQHLPLPSRPKEPSPPQSLLPPPGRGGLPPSGTRALLPTGLSRSLPLSLAGPPPYRARPPPGPRGPPPSQCLLPPAGPGVLPCSGPPRSRCPPPPAGPGVLSPPGLLRSRSPLPAPAPEARGPPERSPPVTPPVFRSIRCQLALLEVQDIPSSLPEEAGGLPGTLPRKSPPGSLPGRGPSVPLGRREHAWLVAVSAGRWAQVRGLFLEEPQLALWRDFVSGFTALHWLAKHGDGQGLRELAAAAREAGLALDVDARSGCGYTPLHLAAMHGHQPAVKVLVLQLGCRVRVRDSSGRRPWQYLGSSTSGEIWQLLEAPRGKAIFPTQPLARSVSSVSKASLPAGRTSLPACLLSQRGLRAVPRHPDSD; encoded by the coding sequence ATGGCGCGGGAGCTGAGCCAGGAGGCGGTGCTGGACTTCCtctggggggccgggggcagcgccccCAACGCCGCGCTGCTCCGCCACTTCCAGCGCTTCCTGCGCgacccggcgctgcccgccgcgcagcgccgccagcgccgcgACGACTTCAAGCGCCTCGTCAACTCCCTGGCCACCgtgcgccccgccgccgcccccggcgcctcCAAGGACATCGTCCTCCGCCGCCGCTACCGCGACCTCCTCGGCGAGGAGCAGCTGCGGCCGCGGGAGCGGGAGGAGCGGGAGGagcaggagccgccgccgccgccgtcgtcgCCGCCCCGCGAccgcccccggcagcggcggcgcagccccccggcgcagggggggcccggcggggggcagccccccTGCGCCGCCCGCGGAGGCCCCTGCTGCGAGTGCCGccgggcgcgccgcgccgcccccgagGAGCTGtcccccgccgggccgccgccgccgccgggccccggggcgctGCCCTTCGCCAGGCCACCCCCGTACCGGGCCCGGCCACCGCCGGGACCCGGGGAGCCACCGCCGTCCCGCTGCCTGCCGCCGCCAGCGGGACACCAGGAGCCACCTCCATCCCGGTGCCTGCCACCGCCGCTGTCGGGACCCAGGGAGCCACCTCCATCCCAGTCCCTGCCACCTCCGTCCCAGTCGCTGCCGCCGCCGTCGGGACACCAGGAGCCACCTCTGTCCCAGTCCCTGCCGCCACCATcgcaggccctgctgctgctaGGACCAGGACCCAGGGAGCCACCTCCGTCCCGGTGCCTGCCACCACCATCGGGACCCAGGGAGCCACCTCCAACTCAGTCCTTGACCAAACCATCAGGTCCCCGTAAGCCACCACCATCGGGACCTGGGGGGTCTCCTCCATCCCAGCACCTGCCCCTACCGTCGAGACCCAAGGAGCCATCTCCACCACAGTCCCTGCTGCCACCGCCAGGACGTGGGGGGCTACCACCATCGGGAACCAGGGCACTTCTCCCCACTGGGCTGTCCCGGTCCCTGCCGCTGTCCCTTGCTGGGCCACCCCCGTACCGGGCCCGGCCACCGCCAGGCCCCAGGGGGCCACCTCCATCCCAGTGCCTGCTGCCACCAGCGGGACCCGGGGTGCTGCCCTGCAGTGGGCCACCCCGTTCCCGCTGCCCGCCACCGCCAGCGGGGCCTGGGGTGCTGTCCCCCCCTGGGCTGCTGCGGTCCCGGTCCCCGCTGCCAGCACCAGCGCCCGAGGCGCGGGGGCCCCCGGAGCGCAGCCCCCCAGTGACACCACCTGTCTTCAGGAGCATCCGGTGCCAGCTGGCCTTGCTGGAGGTGCAGGACATCCCCTCGTCGCTGCCGGAGGAGGCCGGGGGGCTGCCCGGCACCCTCCCTCGCAAGAGCCCCCCCGGGAGCCTCCCGGGCCGGGGGCCGTCGGTGCCGCTGGGGCGGCGGGAGCACGCCTGGCTGGTGGCAGTGTCAGCGGGGCGCTGGGCGCAGGTGCGGGGGCTCTTTTTGGAGGAGCCGCAGCTGGCCCTGTGGCGGGACTTCGTGTCGGGCTTCACGGCGCTGCACTGGCTGGCCAAGCACGGCGACGGGCAGGGcctgcgggagctggcggcggcggcgcgggaggccGGGCTGGCCCTGGACGTGGACGCCCGCTCGGGCTGCGGGTACACGCCGCTCCACCTGGCCGCCATGCACGGCCACCAGCCCGCCGTCAaggtgctggtgctgcagctggggtgCCGGGTGCGGGTACGGGACAGCAGCGGGCGCCGGCCCTGGCAGTACCTGGGCAGCTCCACCTCGGGGGAGATCTGGCAGCTCCTGGAGGCGCCTCGGGGCAAGGCCATCTTCCCCACGCAGCCCCTGGCCCGCAGCGTGTCCTCCGTCAGCAAGGCCTCGCTGCCCGCCGGCAGGACCTCGCTGCCCGCCTGCCTCTTGTCACAGCGCGGCCTCAGGGCGGTGCCCCGCCATCCCGACAGCGACTGA